DNA sequence from the Anguilla anguilla isolate fAngAng1 chromosome 4, fAngAng1.pri, whole genome shotgun sequence genome:
CAAAAGAATGGCTTCCATTAATtcagtttatattaattaatatctCTTTTGACTATGCTGagataaatatttatgcagtaTGTTATGTATGTTTATGGGTTAATTTGCTATTTTACAGAATGCCTTACCCAGTCCTCTAGTGTAacagttcacattttctttgcagACTATTCCACCGATACCGAGACTTGGCACCACAGCTAATCCCCCTTGACTACACCAATAAGCCAGATGTTAAGGTACCATACGAGCTGATTGGCAGCATGCCGGAGCTGAAGGTATACCCGTACTGAGGACACCAAGCTGTTCACTCCCATGCCTCCCATCAATAATTCACTGCCTGCTAATTGAGCCTTGGAGAGTTTATGCACCACTTGATATCTGTGAACCTGAGGAACATGCGAGAGGTCCAGAGCTTACGCTCTTTGCAACAAGATCTATTATGTGGCACTTAGCACTCAGTTCCAGCAAGCACACTGCAGTAACGACAGACATGTTAACACATTTAAGCATCTCACTAGCATTGGCTAACAGTATTATTAAGAACAGAAAGCTGTGTGAACAACATAATCAAAGTACACTCctgttgcatatcatttgcatgccatgacttccctgatgtctgtgacctatcaacatcatcagagtctggatatcttattttcaggttgtcctacaagcgatacaaaaactctttgcatttgaatggatctctgtgggaattggggggtgggcaaatagtttttgttcatggcatgcaaatgatatgcaaccaaatacaaaacatgactcttttatttgacatcaCGTTAatctgtctactgtataagtgaatttccctgtttctagcttttccccaagcagttcactgcagcaaaagtaaacgagcaaacGGTGActcaggaggtctcaggagtgcatttgtttaattcgtgctaattttctgaccaatgatttgttgctaagaccattaaaagcttaatattttgccattctgggcttggcccattttttttgcccaggagtgtacatTTTAACTATGAGATGGGAAATAATGGTGAGCCAGTGTTACAAgtctaaaattaaaatgcaattgcTGTGCTATGAATGGTTCATCCGTTAATTGCGGTGCTTGTACTTTTCAGGAAAACCCTTTCCGTCAGAGGATAGCTGAGGTTTTCTCAGAAGATGGAGAGGGCAACATGACACTGGATGACTTCCTGGACATGTTTTCTGTTCTGAGTGAAATGGCACCCAGAGATCTGAAAGCCTATTATGCTTTTAAGATTTATGGTCAGTGCTGATTAAGTTCTTTTAGTGTAGGAGAAACTAGCATCAGTATGAACAATCAGATTTTATGGCACCAACGTCATTTAATACAATATGCAGTGGTCAAAAATAACCAGTAAAATAGCCTGAGCCTTTTACCAGTAAAATTAGTATGATTAATACTTTCCTCATGCAAAAGGCATAGTTTGAATTCTGTTGAATTACAATCTTGAGTCATcacaataattacatatattaaatataatttccaaCCCTTTCCCACAAGCTCATACATAAGAATCATGTCTTAAAGAGGGTTGTGTGGAATCCAGATGCTCATGGCATTATTAAAACAGTTGTGACCCTAATAACTAATAGAGCAGACAGTTTACACATTGGGCTATAGCCATTATTGAGCTTCCCTGGCTATACCAGAGTAtgccatgtttgttttattattttaaaactctGCATGTTCTTGGGAAGTGACTGCATAAACCCATCTGCTACCATAATCTTGGGTCACCTGGCATTCTGACTTCAGAAGGGAGTCAGGTGAATCAACATACTCAGAGCTTGACCCTAAACAGTTTGAGGAGacaaaaatttaagaaaaacatCTAGGAATAATTTAGTCCCATTAGGGAGAAAAGGCTGCATGCGAAAGCATCAAATGTGTCAGTGTGCCAAAGTTCTCTAATTAAAGCATGCTGACAGATCAGGTTGTTTTACAGAACAGAGCTGTGGTCATGGGTCAAAGAAAGTTTTCATGTATTATTAATGCTTGTTAAAAGAGAAGGCAAGCACGGCCACACAAGCTTAGTTTACAAACCACCTCCCAGTTCAGTGAATTTACCTCATTTTTTTACGATTGGAAGAAGTAGGATCAAACTTGAGAGTAAAATAAGCGTCTGGATTTCACCTCAGGCCAAGAATCCCTAGGGACAAGAGGAGCTGTGCACTCCTCACAGCTAGTCTCATATCAGATGCCCCTGAGAATGATCAGCTTTCAGCAACCCTGAACTATAACTGCAAGACAAACTTGGCTGACAGGCCTTTAGCAATTCAGATCATAAGAAGGAACTGGAAATAGTCGACAGACCAAAAGatctgtaaattaattaatgacagAAGTCATTAGAAATTAATGATATAGCCAATAATGGATTCATTCTGCCTCTATATGTGATAGAACATTGCGctggcattatttattttaattttgaccTTGTgcctgtttccatttttttcctgcCATTCAGACTTTAACAATGATGACTACATCTGCAAGTCGGACCTGGAGAAGACACTGAACAAACTGACCCGCAATGAATTGTCAGAAGATGAATCGCGGCTGGTGTGTGAGAAGGTGATAGACGAGGCTGACCTGGACAACGACGGCAGGCTCTCCCTGGAGGACTTCCAGCACATGATTGTCCGCGCCCCGGATTTCCTCAGGTTCTCCCAATGCCGTGTTATCCGCATGCTGGTCTAGCAGGGCCACTGCGTCCATCTCTATAATCATGCAACAGACTACCGCTACCTCTATCACAACTGCTAACACAACCACTACCAGTACTACAACCGCTAACACAGCCACTACCAGTACTACTGCCACTAACACTGCCACTACCAGTACTACAACCGCTAACACTGCCACTACCAGTACCACAACCACTAACACTGCCACTACCAGTACTACAACCGCTAACACTGCCACTACCAGTACTACAACCGCTAACACTGCCACTACCAGTACTACAACCGCTAACACTGCACTACCAGTACCACAACCGCTAACACAGCCACTACCAGTACCAACAAATGGGAACACATCCACTACCAGTACTACAACCGCTAACATTGCCACTACCAGTACAACTGCTCACGCATCCACTACCAGTACCACAATCGCTAACACATCCACTACCAGTACCACAACCGCTAACACATCCACTACCAGTACTACAACCGCTAACACACCTATTGGCTTACCATAAATTGGACTTATGTCAGGTTCCTGGGGCGCATACTGCACTGTACATCCACTGGCTCAAATGGCGAGAGA
Encoded proteins:
- the LOC118225374 gene encoding calcium and integrin-binding family member 3-like isoform X1 codes for the protein MGNKQTIFTAQQLDAYQDCTFFTRKEIIRLFHRYRDLAPQLIPLDYTNKPDVKVPYELIGSMPELKENPFRQRIAEVFSEDGEGNMTLDDFLDMFSVLSEMAPRDLKAYYAFKIYDFNNDDYICKSDLEKTLNKLTRNELSEDESRLVCEKVIDEADLDNDGRLSLEDFQHMIVRAPDFLSTFHIRI
- the LOC118225374 gene encoding calcium and integrin-binding family member 3-like isoform X2, whose protein sequence is MGNKQTIFTAQQLDAYQDCTFFTGKEIIRLFHRYRDLAPQLIPLDYTNKPDVKVPYELIGSMPELKENPFRQRIAEVFSEDGEGNMTLDDFLDMFSVLSEMAPRDLKAYYAFKIYDFNNDDYICKSDLEKTLNKLTRNELSEDESRLVCEKVIDEADLDNDGRLSLEDFQHMIVRAPDFLSTFHIRI